Genomic segment of Cronobacter dublinensis subsp. dublinensis LMG 23823:
GGGCGGCGTCGCCGCAGCTTATTTCATTGCTCGCGCAAATAACATGCTTTCCAAAAGATGCAGAATTTATAAATATAAAATATCTATGAATTTGGCGGTCCGGTTTCAGACGGGGGGGGAAATGATTGATTTGGTAAATAACGTGCGGAATATCTGAGGAAACACGCGGACTATAAAGGAGATTCTGGCCGATTCAGAACCAAAGACGTTATAGAGAACAAAATCGCTCAGTCCGCTGAATAGTCTTTTTTCGGAAAGAAAAAATGTTGATTTATTAATTAACAAAATAAAAAAGGGAGGCGCGAGGCCTCCCTTAGCGCGCGTATGAGCGCCCGGCTCAGACTTCGAGATAATTCATAATGCCGTCTGCGGCTTTACGGCCCTCAGCGATAGCGGTCACCACCAGATCCGAGCCGCGCACGATATCGCCGCCAGCAAAGATTTTCGGGTTACTGGTCTGGAAGGCGTTGTCGTTACCTTCCGGCGCAATCACGCGGCCCTGGGAATCGAGCTCAACGCTGTGCTGCGCCAGCCACTCCATGCTGTGCGGACGGAAGCCGAACGCCATTACCACGGCATCGGCAGGCAGAACATGTTCAGAGCCCGGCACGATTTCCGCGCGACGACGGCCTTTCTCATCGGGCTCGCCCATCTGCGTGCGCGCCATTTTCACGCCGCACACTTTGCCGCTGGCGTTGATCTCAACGCCGAGCGGTTGCACGTTGAACTGGAACTCCACGCCTTCTTCACGCGCGTTTTTCACTTCACGACGCGAGCCCGGCATGTTCTCTTCATCACGACGATAGGCGCAGATAACGTGGGTCGCGCCCTGGCGTACCGAGGTACGCACGCAGTCCATCGCGGTGTCGCCGCCGCCCAGCACGACGACACGCTTGTCCGCCATGCTGATAAACGGCTGCTGCGCGTCTTCCTCAAAGCCCATGATCTGACGAGTATTGGCGATAAGAAACGGCAGCGCTTCATACACGCCCGGCGCGTCTTCGTTCTCCAGCCCGCCACGCATCGACTGATAAGTGCCGACGCCGAGGAACACCGCATCATAGTCCTGCAACAGCGCGTCCATCTGAACGTCACGGCCCACTTCGGTATTGAGCTGGAACTCAATGCCCATGCCAGTGAAAATTTCACGGCGGCGGGTCATCACCTCTTTTTCCAGCTTAA
This window contains:
- a CDS encoding glutamate synthase small subunit; this translates as MSQNVYQFIDLQRVDPPKKPLKIRKIEFVEIYEPFSEGQAKAQADRCLSCGNPYCEWKCPVHNYIPNWLKLANEGRIFEAAELSHQTNTLPEVCGRVCPQDRLCEGSCTLNDEFGAVTIGNIERYINDKAFEMGWRPDLSGVKPTGKRVAIIGAGPAGLACADVLTRNGVKAVVFDRNPEIGGLLTFGIPAFKLEKEVMTRRREIFTGMGIEFQLNTEVGRDVQMDALLQDYDAVFLGVGTYQSMRGGLENEDAPGVYEALPFLIANTRQIMGFEEDAQQPFISMADKRVVVLGGGDTAMDCVRTSVRQGATHVICAYRRDEENMPGSRREVKNAREEGVEFQFNVQPLGVEINASGKVCGVKMARTQMGEPDEKGRRRAEIVPGSEHVLPADAVVMAFGFRPHSMEWLAQHSVELDSQGRVIAPEGNDNAFQTSNPKIFAGGDIVRGSDLVVTAIAEGRKAADGIMNYLEV